Proteins from a genomic interval of Frankiaceae bacterium:
- a CDS encoding DUF6551 family protein, whose translation MRDSLLVTRPRVTLEFIRVADMTPNHAYQRERKAGKVQTLVQDWVDHRVGALIVNRRSSGEILIDDGGHRWDAARQRFGDDYELPCVVNENLDGHQESDVFLGVNRDRTNVGKWEEYRVGLEGGHRPYVDIEGVLRSRGLGAAKTARTHRIGAIQSLLRIDAAYGLVVLGQTLDVLAEAFTRDATTWDADMLQGVARLFGLNEHVDHERLCRTLRRFTVPQWRIRALSGQRSGPLRRATTIAQAIADDYNKRLGPERQLVVYPMGPGDPR comes from the coding sequence GTGAGGGACTCGTTGCTCGTCACCCGACCGCGCGTCACCCTGGAGTTCATCCGGGTAGCCGACATGACCCCCAACCACGCCTACCAGCGGGAACGCAAGGCCGGCAAGGTGCAGACCCTCGTCCAGGACTGGGTCGATCACCGGGTGGGTGCGCTCATCGTGAACCGCCGCAGCAGCGGCGAGATCCTCATCGACGACGGCGGGCACCGCTGGGACGCCGCGCGCCAGCGCTTCGGCGACGACTACGAGCTGCCGTGCGTCGTCAACGAGAACCTCGACGGACATCAGGAGTCCGACGTCTTCCTCGGCGTGAACAGGGACCGCACCAACGTCGGCAAGTGGGAGGAGTACCGGGTCGGTCTCGAAGGCGGTCACAGGCCGTACGTCGACATCGAGGGCGTCCTTCGTTCCCGGGGCCTGGGGGCGGCCAAGACCGCGAGAACCCACCGCATCGGCGCGATCCAGTCCCTGCTGCGGATCGACGCGGCGTACGGGCTCGTCGTCCTGGGACAGACGCTGGACGTGCTGGCGGAGGCGTTCACGCGCGATGCCACGACGTGGGACGCGGACATGCTGCAAGGCGTCGCGCGCCTGTTCGGCCTCAACGAGCACGTGGACCATGAGCGGCTCTGCCGGACGCTGCGCAGGTTCACGGTGCCGCAGTGGCGCATCCGGGCTCTGTCGGGCCAGCGGAGTGGTCCCCTGCGGCGCGCGACGACGATCGCGCAGGCGATCGCCGACGACTACAACAAGCGTCTCGGTCCCGAACGTCAGCTCGTCGTCTACCCGATGGGCCCCGGCGATCCCCGCTGA